In Falco biarmicus isolate bFalBia1 chromosome 5, bFalBia1.pri, whole genome shotgun sequence, a single genomic region encodes these proteins:
- the LOC130150219 gene encoding solute carrier organic anion transporter family member 1C1-like, which yields MTVETKPSNDDDSNQEAEPSQFLDDEAKKNLPVKKKTSCCTGLKAFLAALSFSYFSKALSGTIMKSSITQIERRFDLTSSTVGFIDGSFEMGNLLVIAFVSYFGAKLHRPKVIAVGCFTMALGSLLTAMPHFFMGYYKYETAPHTASSANLTSSINPCSLHQDVNKTKMLEISQSGCEKEPSSYMWVYILLGNMLRGIGETPITPLGISYLDDFAKEENVPVYVGCLHTIAMLGPMFGFLLGSLCAKLYVDIGFVDLGSITITPQDSRWVGAWWLGFLIGGVASLIAAIPFCFLPKSLKKPEEANNDRTSYSLLGNMGSTRNKLAPAKPKPKKWSVILKDFCTSLKKVLSNRMYFTFLCCSVLQFSSFIGFLTYKPKYMEQQYGQSTSKSNFLIGLTSLPPVGIGIFLGGLIMKKYKMSIIGATKFAFTMSFLAYVASLLHFFVGCENHVVAGMTVSYEGKPIPYNENAIFSECNSDCKCASKAWDPVCGDNGLTYVSACLAGCTTSVGHGKNTVFHNCSCLEASSSWTGNNSATLGQCPKSKDCSMKFIYYTVIQVISGFCYALGGTPAYMIMFRCVQPELKSLAVGLYTLIMRILGGIPAPVYFGALIDKTCLKWGSTSCGQRGACRLYDSNAYRYVYLGLSAVLRGPSYLIAIIFFILIKKHFQNKNSTPIENGGREECLMNKEDYCKVKARLPGSSDAENESCI from the exons ATGACAGTGGAAACCAAACCCAGCAATGACGATGACTCAAATCAAGAAGCAGAACCTTCCCAGTTTTTGGAtgatgaagcaaaaaaaaatctaccagTCAAAAAGAAGACTTCCTGTTGTACTGGCTTGAAG GCATTTCTTGCTGCTTTATCGTTCAGCTACTTCAGTAAAGCATTGTCTGGTACAATTATGAAAAGTTCCATCACCCAGATTGAACGAAGGTTTGACCTGACATCATCTACTGTTGGTTTCATTGATGGAAGCTTTGAGATGG GTAACTTGCTGGTAATTGCATTTGTAAGCTACTTTGGAGCTAAACTTCATAGGCCCAAAGTAATAGCTGTTGGATGCTTTACCATGGCTTTGGGAAGTCTTTTAACAGCAATGCCTCATTTCTTCATGGGATA ttatAAGTATGAGACAGCACCACATACAGCTTCTTCAGCCAACTTAACTTCAAGCATAAATCCTTGTTCCCTACATCAAGATGTGAACAAAACGAAGATGTTGGAAATCTCCCAATCAG GCTGTGAGAAGGAACCATCGTCATATATGTGGGTATATATCTTACTGGGAAACATGTTACGTGGAATTGGTGAGACACCAATAACGCCACTGGGCATCTCTTACCTTGATGATTTTGCTAAAGAAGAGAACGTTCCTGTATATGTAG GATGTTTGCACACAATAGCCATGTTGGGCCCAATGTTCGGTTTCCTGTTGGGATCTTTATGTGCAAAACTGTACGTGGATATTGGATTTGTGGATTTAG GAAGCATCACTATCACCCCACAAGATTCCCGCTGGGTGGGTGCATGGTGGCTTGGATTTTTAATAGGTGGAGTAGCCAGTTTGATAGCTGCTATTCCATTTTGCTTCCTGCCAAAGAGTCTGAAAAAGCCAGAGGAAGCCAATAATGACAGAACTTCGTACAGTCTTTTGGGAAACATGGGCAGCACAAGGAATAAACTTGCTCCTGCAAAACCTAAGCCAAAGAAGTGGTCAGTAATACTGAAAG atttctgCACATCCCTGAAAAAAGTATTGAGTAATCGAATGTACTTTACATTTTTGTGTTGCTCAGTGTTACAGTTCAGTAGCTTTATTGGTTTCTTGACTTACAAACCAAAGTACATGGAACAGCAGTATGGACAATCTACATCTAAATCTAACTTTCTAATAG GATTGACATCCTTACCTCCTGTAGGTATTGGAATTTTCCTAGGAGGACTCATAATGAAAAAGTACAAAATGAGCATCATTGGAGCAACAAAGTTTGCATTTACCATGTCATTTTTGGCCTATGTTGCCAGTCTCTTGCACTTTTTTGTTGGCTGTGAGAACCATGTGGTAGCGGGAATGACAGTGTCCTATGAAGG CAAACCCATTCCATACAATGAAAATGCCATATTTTCTGAGTGCAACTCTGACTGCAAATGTGCCTCCAAAGCATGGGATCCTGTGTGTGGAGACAATGGACTCACATACGTGTCGGCCTGTCTAGCTGGGTGCACGACTTCGGTGGGACATGGAAAGAACACA GTCTTCCATAACTGCAGCTGTCTTGAAGCCAGCAGTTCATGGACAGGAAATAACTCTGCCACCTTGGGGCAATGTCCGAAAAGTAAAGATTGTTCAATGAAGTTCATTTATTATACAGTAATACAAGTTATAAGTGGCTTTTGTTATGCATTGGGAGGCACCCCAGCATACATGATTATGTTTAG ATGTGTTCAGCCAGAGTTGAAATCTCTTGCAGTTGGTCTATACACACTCATTATGAGAATTCTAG GTGGGATTCCAGCGCCAGTTTATTTTGGTGCACTGATTGATAAGACATGTTTGAAATGGGGAAGCACAAGCTGTGGGCAGCGAGGGGCCTGCAGGCTGTACGACTCCAATGCATACAG GTATGTCTACCTTGGTTTATCAGCAGTGTTAAGAGGTCCTTCTTACTTGATTGcaatcattttttttatattgataAAGAAACACTTTCAAAATAAGAACTCCACGCCTATAGAGaatggaggaagagaagaatgtCTTATGAATAAAGAAGATTATTGCAAGGTCAAAGCCCGTTTGCCAGGTTCTTCTGATGCAGAGAATGAATCGTGTATTTAG